ATTTCCTGACGATACCCAGGTAAGTGTTAATGGTTTGGACGAGACAATGGCCGACCTCTACTCTGAAGGCAGGCAAGCGAATCAGGAGACCGCCGCGGAGATCATTAAAAGGTTGGAAGTCCTGAACAACTATGTCCCCTCATCGGACCGCACCCGTAAAGAGTACGCTTATGTCCTGCTGAAGGGGTACCGGGAGTACGTGCAGGGTCGTGCCGACAGCAAACCGGAAAAGGCGATCAAGACTACCGAATCAGGGGCTGTGAAATGAAAATAAGTTTTACCAAGGTTATTATCGGCATCATTTGTTTTTCGTTCCTGCTGTTGTTCGCATTGCCGGTGGCGGCAGAAGTCCCCGTCAAGGGTATGGTCACGATGGTTGATCTTGGCGCGAAAAAATGTATCCCCTGCAAGATGATGGCGCCGATCTTGGTAAAACTGGAGAAGGCGTATGCCGGAAAGGCGGCGGTGGTTTTCCTCGATGTCTGGGAGGACCCGGCTCCGGCCAGATATTTTGGCATCCGAACCATACCCACTCAGATATTCTTCGACAAACAGGGTAGGGAAACCTACCGGCATGAGGGATTTTTCAGCGAGGAGGAGATCGTCCGCCGGCTCAAGGATATGGGCGTAATATAGAAGGGATAACCTTGCTGACAACATTCTTTATCACCATCAATGACTGGATCACCGGCGCGACCGCCCTGGCGGCGCTGGGCTGCTTTTTATGGGGCATGGTCAGCGTCCTGCTGAGTCCCTGTCATCTGGCGTCCATCCCGCTGGTCGTGGCCTACGTGGCCGGTCAGAAGCAGGTTATGGCGCCGAGGCAGGCCGCCCATTACGCCATTTTTTATACTGTGGGGATGTTCATCACGATCGCCGTCATTGGCGTCATCTGCGCGCTGCTGGGACGGATGCTCGGGGATGTGGGCAACTACTGGCAGATTGTTGTCGGTCTGATCCTGATCTGGGTCGCCCTGGGGATGCTGGGGGTGGAGAAGTGCAATCTTTCCGGCAGTTGGCTGCAAAAGTTAAATGTCAAAGGGCGGGGCGGCGCGTTTCTCCTGGGCCTGGCGTATGGGGTTCTCTCCGGCTCCTGCACCTTCGGCTTCATCGCTCCCATTCTGGCGATCATCACGGTTCAGCAGAAGGTAATGGCCGGCGTCATGCTGATCCTGCTATTCGCCCTGGGACACTGCCTCCCCATCATGATCGCCGGCAGCTCCACGGCGGTAGTCCGACGCCTGACGGAGAGCGAAATCTGGCTCGGATCGGGGGACTGGTTCAGGAAGGGCGCCGGGGTTTTCATCGCCCTGCTGGGAATCTATTTCATCACCAGTCCCTTTTGGATCGGGTGAATTTATGTTCATTCCCCGATTCTTAAAAAACCACCATAGGAGGCCATTATGGTAAATGAATCAGCTAAGGAAGTCATAATCATCCATTACTGCGTGGAATGAGGTTTTTTGAAAAATGCCGCCGGTCTGGCGGAAGCAGTGATCGAGACTTTCGGGGTCCAGCCGCAATTGATCGAGGGCCATAACGGCATATTCGAGGTGCTGCTCGACAGCCGGGTCATCTATACCAATCAGTCCGCTTGCAGCCGGATGCCGACCATCCCCGAAGTCCTTCAGGAGATCGGCCGGCGTTTCAAGCCGCTATCAGGCAAGGAGCACCGGACCATGAATGCTTTTCCCCTGGTCAAGTAGCGGGAAATCTGGGGACATCCATACCAGTTATTTTCGGAAACTGGAAGAGCTCCTGAATAATAAACTTTGAGCAAAATATGGGTGCATGGTTTTCTTCAGATCGAGAAAGGAGAAAAAATGATTTATGGAGATCAAGACTCATAAACAATTAACAATCAGTTTTTTAACGATGATCATCGCCGGGTTGATCGTTGTGGGGATCGGATCGGCAGAGGAGCGGAATTTGCCGTTTCCGTCCTACGGCTCTGGTCCCGTCGAGGTGCGGCTCTACACGGATTATTTCTGTCCCCCCTGCCGGGCGATGGAACCTGCCGTGGAACCGCTGCTGAAAGACCTGCTCAAGAAAAATATGATCCGGCTGACCCTGGTGGACGCCCCCTACAATCCAGCCACGCCTCTCTACGCCAAATATTTTCTTTACGCCCTCAACGAGAATAATGATCTGGATCATGCCTTCCGGGTTCGGAACATCCTTATTGAGGCCGCCACCAACAAAGATTTTAAGACGCAGGAACGGATAGAGGCCCTGTTCAAGGAAAAGGGAATCCCCTCTGCGGTTTTCGATGCCAAACCCGCGTTTGACCGGTACAACGCCCTGATCAAGGAGGACAAAATCAACGCGACACCCACCTGCGTCGTAATCAGGAACGGTCAGAAGAAGGCCTTCGTCGGGGGACCGGACATCATAAACGCCCTCAAGGCCCTCCCATGAATCAGCATCTTCCTAAAGTGTCACCGGCGGGCGGGAAGGACAATTTATGACGTTCACCAAGGTATTGAAAATCATTAACGCAGTATTCCCTATCATCGGCATCGGTTTGATGATCTTTTACGAGGTCTGCGATACTTCCTGTTCCTCCCTGCAGGGGACATTTTTCAGCGTGGATATGAATGTGATCGGAATCCTCTATATGGCCGTACTCCTGGCATTGACCCTGCCGCCTGCTTCCCGTTACGCCACGTCCGTCAATCACCTGCGCACGATGCTGCTTTCCGGCGCCCTGGGTGGAGAAATTCTCCTTGTTCGGTTTCAGATTGTCCATGATACCTACTGTCCTTTCTGCCTGGCCTTCGGTGTCTGCATCGTCGCGCTCTTTATCGCCAATTTCATTAAGATGAACAAATATCTAGCCCTAGGCGCCTTTCTGGCCGGTCTCGCCGCCTTTGCCCTGTTCTTTAAGGGGTCCGTCCTGCCGCTCTACATTTAGGCGATGCTCCTGTCCATGGCCAGATCAAGCAGAGCGACATTAAAAATAATATCCTATCCGGAGTTCCATCCGGTAATCGTTCGGCTTTTCGCCGAATTCCGAATCCCGGCTGCCGCGGATAAATCCTGCCCGGAGGCGGAGTTCCAGGTTGGTGACCCCTGTGTAGAGCAGCTCCGGCGTGACGCTGTAGCTGTGGTCATTGAGATTGACCATCGTCGTCAGGGCGGGTGTGAAATACAGAATATCAAAAGGCTCCTTCTGGCTGAGCCTCAGGTAAAGATAATCCTCCATCGGACTGTTGCGTCCATAGCCGCCCTGGGTCAGATTTTGGGCGTTGGTCAGGAGCGAGGCATTGCCCGTCGCGTTGTAGAGTTGGGAGCCACGGTGAATCAGGCTGAAATAATTGTTCATTTCGTCGGCTCTGAAACCCGTGCCGTTGTGGTAGTATTCAAGAATGGTCGTCAGGTCAAAGGTGGTGAGATGGCGAACGCCGATCAGGCCGCTGACGGCGTCGCTCGTGTCCGACAACACTGCACCGCCGGCATCCAGAAACCGTTGCTGGTAGTCCCGGATCTGGGCCAGTTCGCCGTGGATTTCCAGATTGGTCGTGATGTTACGGGAAAAATCCATCCCCATGCGGGCCGTGCGGCTGCCGTCGGCGACATAGACAAAGTCCAGATCCGTATCGTACCACAGGAGATAGACCTTCGTGGCTACGTTGAGCCGGTTGTTCACGCCGGCATCGTCGTTGATATGATCATAGACGGGAAAGAGGACCGGCGTGAAGGCAAAGGTTTTCAAGGGGCCGTCGAAACTCCGGATGTAATCCAGCGTGGCCACGATGTTTCCCTCCAGGGAAAGTTCCGGATCGTTGGGGTCTTTGGTGCGGTCGAGAAAATTGACAGGGTTCCAGGCGTAGCCCTTTCCCCAGCGCAAATTCTTCTTGCCCAGCTCGAACTTCCAGGAATCCGTCGGCTTCAGGGTTCCATAGCCCTCATAAATGGCCGTCCGCTCATTGCTGCCGGCATTATCCGTGTAGCGGTAGTCCGTATTGGTTTTAACATAAACGCGGCCCAGGCCTTTTTCGTAGCTCCCTTCCAACTGGAGCCGGGCGTTCCCTTCCGTCAGCGAAGCTTCCTGGTCCTTATTGTAGTATTGAAGCTGGTAGAGGGCGGCATCCTTGTTCAGGACATTGAGGACAGGGCGTAATTCCACATAGCCGCCGAAATGATAGGGTTTCTTTTCAATTTCCGAATCGTCGAGGGTGTAGGATTCCCCGGCAAGGGCGGACACGGGGAGAAACAACAACATGACGATGAGCAGACAAAAACTTCTGACCCCGATAGAGGGCCTAAAGGTCAAATTTCTCATGGAAAAATCCTATCAACGCAGGGACTCCAGGCTCGGCATGTAGGTCAGGGTGAAGACCTCATCCTTGAAAGAGCGCTTCTTGAGTTTGGCGAAGATCATGACCGATTTGTAGCCCTTGTAAAGCGGGCTGTCGGTCTCTATGACCGCAGGTCTGACGATGCCGCCGCCGAAATCCTTGACATCTTTGAAATAGAGGGTCTTGATCAGCATGCTCGCCTCGGTGAGGCATTCAATCTTTGTCGGAAGCTGTTTTCCTTTGTCCGCCCATATTTTCAGCCGGTCATAGGCCACGGTCCTGGTTTTGGCCTTGAGATACAGGAGATATTCGCCTCCCTTTTCCTCAACCTTTTCCACATCGTATTCCGCGGCATAATCCAGTTGCAGGATGTCGGCATTGTTGAAGACGCCGCCCACCACCGACTGGAGGCTGGTGATGCGGATGGGCTTGCCCACATTCGGGATATAAAACCACATGTTGTCGCCCAGCCTTAGGGTGCTTCTGCCATTTTCACTAGCCGGGGCGATGAACAGTGAAGCAACCTTGTCGGTCCCCTTTTTTACGGTAAAAAGGGTAAATTCTTTCTTTTTGCCGTCGGGCTCGATATTGATGAGCTTCCGGTAGGACTCATAGGATTCAGGACTGAGGTTTCTGTCCACCTGTTTCAAAAGCGCCGTGCCGTCAATGGCATAAGCAGGGATAGCAATAAGCAAAGATAAAAACGCAAAAATAATTTTCAGCATGCAAGCCTCCTATACGTGTCTGAGCGCCTGGATCGGCTCCATGCGCGACGCCTTGAAGGCGGGCTGAAGACTGGCGATTACCGAGACGATGATTACGGTTGCCGAGATCATGAGAATGTCGGCCGGATAGACGCCGGCCTGGAGGATAAACCCCTTCTGCTGGCCGAATTCGTAACTGATTTTGAACAGGTTCAGGATATAGACGAGGGCGATGCCCACGATATCGCCGATCAGAGCGCCTGCGACCCCCATACAGAATCCCTCGATCACAAACATGTTCAGAATCTTGCCGGGGAGCGTGCCGATGGCTGCAATCGTGCCGATCTCCCGGATTCTTTCATACACGGCCATGATCATGACGTTCATGATGCTGATGAGGACAATGGCGATCAGCATGAGCTTGATGAAGAAGGTCATCACGTCTATCATCCGGGCGATGTTGAAGAAGGGCGAGAGCTTTTCCCAGGTGTGGAGTTCAAAAAGGGGTTTGCTCTGCTGGTTCAGCTCTTTGGACAGCAGGCCATCCAGTTTTTCGCTGAAGAAGCCGAGCTTCCCGAAGTCCTTGAGTCGGACGGCATATTCGCTCACCTGCTGGCCGTCCATCCGCAAAATCTCCCGGGCGTCGTCCATGTGGATGTACCCGTCCCGACCGCCGGGGCCGGTCGCGCTCTCCATGACCCCCGTCACGGTGAACTGCTTGCCGTTGACGGAGCCGTCTGCGTTGGTGGCCACGATGACCACCGCGTCGCCGGGCTTAACCTTCATACCCCGGGCGAGAAGATCCGGGATCAGAATGCCGCCCGGTTTCAGGTCCTTGCCGCCGTTGTTCACCCTTCCGGGAAGCAGCGGGACCGTCTTGAATTCCTTCTCCGGGTAGATCGCGGTCAGGCGCATGCTCGACGTCTCCGTAAAATTGCTGAACATGCCGCCGAATTTGATGCGCGGCGACCAGGATTCGATCTCGGGCTGCGCGTCGAGAATCTTTTCCAGCCTGCCGATGGCGTCCCCCTTGAGGTTGAGGTTGAGGGGCAGGGTCTCGATGGAGGCGACAAAACCTTTCCGGTGCACTTGCATGTGCCCCAGCATGGAGTCCGTGATCTGGCCGATCATCATGCTCTTAAACGAGCCGGAAACAGAAACGAAAACCAGAACAAAGACCACGCCCACGGTGATCAGGGAAGCGGTAAGCAGCGTTCTGCGTTTGTATCTCAATAGATTCCGGATCGCAATTTTGAAGAGATTACCCATTGCCGTTACCTCCTTTAGTTCTGGTGTCGTTCATTTTTCCGTCTTCAAGCAGATAAACGATTTCCGCCTCGCCGACGATCTTCTGGTCATGGGTCGAGAATATAAAGGTAGTCTGGAATTCGTTCCGCATCTTTTTCATCAGGTTCAGCACCATAAAGGCCGTCTTGTGATCTAAATTGGCAGTGGGTTCGTCTGCCAGGACGAGCTTGGGATTGGTAACCAGGGCCCGGGCAATCGCTACCCTTTGCTTCTGCCCGCCCGAGATCTGGTCGGGATATTTGTCCCTCTGATCCGCCATGCCCACGGCCTCCAAAAGCGAAGTCACCCGCCGCTGCCGTTCTTCCGGCATGACCTTTTGCACCATGAGGAGGGGGTATTCGATGTTTTCGTAGACCGTCAGCACCGGCAGGAGGTTGAAATCCTGGAAGATAAAGCCGATGTTGGCGCCCCGGAAGAGGGCGCTTTGTTTGCGATCCAATTTCCCCACATCGGCGCCGGCCACGGTAAGCCGGCCGGAGGTAGGCGCGTCCAGACAGCCGATCAGGTTCAGCAGCGTCGTCTTGCCGCTCCCCGAAGGCCCGATAAAGGAAACAAAAGAGGCGGGATCAATCGCAAAACTGATCCCCTGAAGGGCTGGTATGACCACCTCGCCTAACCGGTAATCCTTGTGAATGTTTTCTGCCATGATCAATGCCACGTTTTCCTTCTCCTTTCTTTTTCCCGTCCAAGGGGGACAGGACTGTTACTGGGCGTCAGACTGAAAAACCGCTCCAGGGTTTTTGTCTTTATGGATTTGTCTGATTATTCACTGTTTTTCTTATGCCGTTTTCCGCCTTGGCGATGGTTTCGCCGACAAGCTTGCCTTGATCGAAGCTAAGGGCGCTGTGCTTCCGGTAGTGAGAAGTGGCGCCCTGCACAGGGAGCAAGGCGCCGCTTCGCTTTTAAACTCATTGCTCTAAAATATCAGCGAGCTGGGGGGCTGTTATCTCATCCCCCACCCGCCGTAGGAATGGCCGCGCCCCCTGCTAATGCCTGCCTGCCCCATACCCATGCTGCCCTGATTCATACTCATGCGTGGGCCGTTACCCCGCCCAGCGCCATAAGCCTGCACCTTGGTCTGCTGTTCCAGGGTCAGGACATTAAAGACGGTCAGGCGATGGTTCGTCATCTTGTCCTGTATCTGATCACGCAGGGCGCGGACTTCCTGATCAGCCGCTGTAATCTTGTCCCGATCGGGCGCCTGTTGCAACCAGAGCAGTCTGAGTTCGCCGCGTTTGCTGTAGAGCTTGTTCTGAAGAGGCTGGATTTCTTTCAACTGCGCCTCCTGCAGGCTTCTGATCTTTGCCGTCTGGTCTGCCGTCAGGTTCAGGCCCTGCCACGCGGTTATATCACCCGCATAACCAGAGCCCGGGCCGTTGCCGCCCGCCGCTCCCCGGTACGCTGAAGCCGGGGACACCATGATTGCCGCAAGGGCAATCGCCGCTAAAAACATCACTACTTTCTTCATGGTTCTTGTCTCCTATTTGTTGGTTAGTTGGCAAAATAGCAACCAAGAACCATGCCATTGAAGCATACAGGCATTAAGGCATTCAATTTATTTGACTATTAAGAATTGTGTTCTCCGTAAAGGCAGGTCTTCTCGCAATGCGTCTGGATACATTATATCCATCTGCTGTATTCGGTTGGATATAATATATCCGGCTGAGAGACTTAGGGGATTTATTGACCATCGATCATACTCGAATAGAGGGGGGGTACATTCTGTTGTCTTGGCCGGGAAATAGGGGCGCCTTTCTTCTCTGCATCGGTGAGGATGTTTGGCAAATATAGAGGCACCATACCAGCTATTTTCGGAAACCAGTAAGGTGTCCCCGTATTGCATGTTCCAATCTCCTTTTCGATTATTTCCATCGATTCCTTGAGCTGCGTGGCTCTTATCTTGAAATCACCAGAACCGCTTTCGCTCCCGCTTTCTTCACTGCCGTTTGAATGTCCTGCACGGACAAAGCCGACGGGTCGTAGGTAATCTTCATCTGGTTGGTGATGGGGTTCAGTCTGAAGGTCTTCACGCCCTTCAGGGCCTTCACTCGCTTCTCGACGATCTGCCCCTCACAGGAACAGCCGGCCCCATCAATCCGGAACGTCACCGAGTCCAAACCATTCGGTCCCTTCGCCTCGTTGATAATGGGTGCTGAAGCAGATGCCGCGCTGGTCGCCTCCCCACCCGAGCAGCAGAGCCCCTGGGGCGCAGCCATAGTGAAAATTGGAATAGGCGCTTTCGTCGCCGCATCCACACTGGCGCAGCAGCCCGAGCCCTTCGCCTTGTCGACGACAAGGACTGGCATCGACACCCCGAGCATGGGCTCCCCGCAAGCACAGCCGACCTCACTTGTCGCGAAGGGTGAGGCCCCCGGAGTGACCTGTTCGTTCGTTCCCGACTTGACTCGGACCGGTGCCGTCGTTTCAGCAACCACCGGCGCCGCCGTCCCAGTGCTCTGCCACTTCAGTAACCGCAGGGCGTTGGCGATCACGAACAGCGCGCTTGCCTCGTTGAGGAGCAGCCCCGTGACCAGCCCGAGATAGCCGAGCAGGGCCATGACCACCATGAAGGCGACGTTGACTAGGGAGACCACTATATTCTGCCGGATCGTAGCAACCACCCGGCTGGAAAGCTCACGTACAAAGGCTATCTTCGCAAGGTCGTCAGACATCAGGACGACGTCCCCGGCCTCGATCGCGATGTCCGTACCCGCTGCCCCCATCGCGATACCCACGTCGGCGACTGCCATCGCCGGCGCGTCGTTGATGCCGTCGCCGACCATGGCTACCAGGCCGTATTTCTCCCGGAGCCTACGAATCACGTCAACTTTGTCTGTGGGCAGAAGCTGGGCGTCATACTCGTCAACCCCCACCCGATGGGCGATGGCCCGCGCGCTCCGCTCGTTGTCCCCGGTGAGCATCACCGTCCGGACCCCGGCTCGTCTCAGACGCTGCAGGGCCTCAACCGCCCCGGGCCGAACGGTATCGGCGATTGCCACGAGGCCGGTCAGGCGTCCATCGGCGCTCACCAGCACCACAGTCTTGCCTTCGTTCTCAAGGCGGGCAACAGCCTTTTCGGCCACTCCAAGAGATATGCCCTGCTCCAGGTGACAACGGGGGCTGCCGACCACGCAGGACCGCCCGCGGACGGTGGCCGTAACCCCAAGCCCGGCGTTCTCGTGGAAGTCCTCCATCGGCTGCCCGGAGAATACCCCACTCTCCCGCGCCTTCCGGACGATTGCGGCCGCCAGCGGGTGCCCGGATCGCGACTCGATCGTGCCGGCAAGATCCAGCACCTCTTGCTCCCCCATGCTGCCGAAGGTCAGGACATCCGTGACCTCAGGACGCCCGATGGTCAAGGTACCCGTCTTGTCGAAGGCGATAACCTTCACTCGGTCGATAATCTCAAGGTACGTGCCTCCCTTGAAGAGTGTTCCTTGGCTGGCCGCCTTCGCCATGGCAGCCACGATGGCCACTGGGACGGAGAGGGCGAGGCCGCACGAGCAGGAAACAACGAAGACCACCAGCCCCCTGTAGATAAAGGGTAGCCATTCGGTTCCCATGAACAAGGGCGGTACAATAGCCACCAGCACGCCAAGGACGAACATGGCCGGCGTGTAGTATACGCCGAAGGAGTCTGAGAACCTCTGAAGCTTGCCCTTTTTGGCCTGCGCTTCTTCCACCGAATAGATGATCTTGGAGAGCATCGTCTCGG
This Deltaproteobacteria bacterium DNA region includes the following protein-coding sequences:
- a CDS encoding Spy/CpxP family protein refolding chaperone — encoded protein: MKKVVMFLAAIALAAIMVSPASAYRGAAGGNGPGSGYAGDITAWQGLNLTADQTAKIRSLQEAQLKEIQPLQNKLYSKRGELRLLWLQQAPDRDKITAADQEVRALRDQIQDKMTNHRLTVFNVLTLEQQTKVQAYGAGRGNGPRMSMNQGSMGMGQAGISRGRGHSYGGWGMR
- a CDS encoding thioredoxin domain-containing protein — protein: MEIKTHKQLTISFLTMIIAGLIVVGIGSAEERNLPFPSYGSGPVEVRLYTDYFCPPCRAMEPAVEPLLKDLLKKNMIRLTLVDAPYNPATPLYAKYFLYALNENNDLDHAFRVRNILIEAATNKDFKTQERIEALFKEKGIPSAVFDAKPAFDRYNALIKEDKINATPTCVVIRNGQKKAFVGGPDIINALKALP
- a CDS encoding sulfite exporter TauE/SafE family protein: MLTTFFITINDWITGATALAALGCFLWGMVSVLLSPCHLASIPLVVAYVAGQKQVMAPRQAAHYAIFYTVGMFITIAVIGVICALLGRMLGDVGNYWQIVVGLILIWVALGMLGVEKCNLSGSWLQKLNVKGRGGAFLLGLAYGVLSGSCTFGFIAPILAIITVQQKVMAGVMLILLFALGHCLPIMIAGSSTAVVRRLTESEIWLGSGDWFRKGAGVFIALLGIYFITSPFWIG
- a CDS encoding ABC transporter permease; translation: MGNLFKIAIRNLLRYKRRTLLTASLITVGVVFVLVFVSVSGSFKSMMIGQITDSMLGHMQVHRKGFVASIETLPLNLNLKGDAIGRLEKILDAQPEIESWSPRIKFGGMFSNFTETSSMRLTAIYPEKEFKTVPLLPGRVNNGGKDLKPGGILIPDLLARGMKVKPGDAVVIVATNADGSVNGKQFTVTGVMESATGPGGRDGYIHMDDAREILRMDGQQVSEYAVRLKDFGKLGFFSEKLDGLLSKELNQQSKPLFELHTWEKLSPFFNIARMIDVMTFFIKLMLIAIVLISIMNVMIMAVYERIREIGTIAAIGTLPGKILNMFVIEGFCMGVAGALIGDIVGIALVYILNLFKISYEFGQQKGFILQAGVYPADILMISATVIIVSVIASLQPAFKASRMEPIQALRHV
- a CDS encoding outer membrane lipoprotein-sorting protein; translation: MLKIIFAFLSLLIAIPAYAIDGTALLKQVDRNLSPESYESYRKLINIEPDGKKKEFTLFTVKKGTDKVASLFIAPASENGRSTLRLGDNMWFYIPNVGKPIRITSLQSVVGGVFNNADILQLDYAAEYDVEKVEEKGGEYLLYLKAKTRTVAYDRLKIWADKGKQLPTKIECLTEASMLIKTLYFKDVKDFGGGIVRPAVIETDSPLYKGYKSVMIFAKLKKRSFKDEVFTLTYMPSLESLR
- a CDS encoding heavy metal translocating P-type ATPase — protein: MDNHENEQGIETVTLQIEGMECGCEATLIEKKIRALAGVRSHEINPITHLLRVSYDHGSTTIQDVVRSISETGMRASLQKSQSRSSTWWREKQQLALYGCGLLALIAFVSGKLGVSPLVANGLYVLSVLAGVYYPARKALVALVNLTPTIHLLMLIGSGGAMALGLWGEAAVLIFVYSLGDVLESYAVDKARGAIRSLTELMPREALVLTEIGEVVRPIEQITVGDVVVVRPGERIPVDGRVVRGSSYVDQAAVTGEPIPVLREAGGDVFAGTINQNGSLEVEVGKPASETMLSKIIYSVEEAQAKKGKLQRFSDSFGVYYTPAMFVLGVLVAIVPPLFMGTEWLPFIYRGLVVFVVSCSCGLALSVPVAIVAAMAKAASQGTLFKGGTYLEIIDRVKVIAFDKTGTLTIGRPEVTDVLTFGSMGEQEVLDLAGTIESRSGHPLAAAIVRKARESGVFSGQPMEDFHENAGLGVTATVRGRSCVVGSPRCHLEQGISLGVAEKAVARLENEGKTVVLVSADGRLTGLVAIADTVRPGAVEALQRLRRAGVRTVMLTGDNERSARAIAHRVGVDEYDAQLLPTDKVDVIRRLREKYGLVAMVGDGINDAPAMAVADVGIAMGAAGTDIAIEAGDVVLMSDDLAKIAFVRELSSRVVATIRQNIVVSLVNVAFMVVMALLGYLGLVTGLLLNEASALFVIANALRLLKWQSTGTAAPVVAETTAPVRVKSGTNEQVTPGASPFATSEVGCACGEPMLGVSMPVLVVDKAKGSGCCASVDAATKAPIPIFTMAAPQGLCCSGGEATSAASASAPIINEAKGPNGLDSVTFRIDGAGCSCEGQIVEKRVKALKGVKTFRLNPITNQMKITYDPSALSVQDIQTAVKKAGAKAVLVISR
- a CDS encoding thioredoxin family protein, which encodes MKISFTKVIIGIICFSFLLLFALPVAAEVPVKGMVTMVDLGAKKCIPCKMMAPILVKLEKAYAGKAAVVFLDVWEDPAPARYFGIRTIPTQIFFDKQGRETYRHEGFFSEEEIVRRLKDMGVI
- a CDS encoding ABC transporter ATP-binding protein encodes the protein MALIMAENIHKDYRLGEVVIPALQGISFAIDPASFVSFIGPSGSGKTTLLNLIGCLDAPTSGRLTVAGADVGKLDRKQSALFRGANIGFIFQDFNLLPVLTVYENIEYPLLMVQKVMPEERQRRVTSLLEAVGMADQRDKYPDQISGGQKQRVAIARALVTNPKLVLADEPTANLDHKTAFMVLNLMKKMRNEFQTTFIFSTHDQKIVGEAEIVYLLEDGKMNDTRTKGGNGNG